The following DNA comes from Aquila chrysaetos chrysaetos chromosome 9, bAquChr1.4, whole genome shotgun sequence.
GGTAAGGGGGGGGAGCTGCCACCCTCCCGCTGCTACCCTGGGGTGGGAGAGCACCCAAGCAGGGTCCCCCCGGACCCCCTCTGAGCACGTTTCCCCCCGCAGGGGTGCCGGGCTGGGTCTCGTCGTGGGGGCCAGCTTCGTGGGCAAGGCGGCCGCCCCCATCACCGCCATCCCCAACAGCCGGGGCTTCTTCCTGCACCACGTGGTGTTCGCCTCCTTCGCCATCCTCGCCGTCCTCAGCATCATGCTGCTGCCGGAGAGCCAGGGCCGCGGCCTGCCTCAGTCTTTGCAGGATGGCGAGAGCCAGCGCCGGCCACCCCTCTTCCACCGGCCCCCCCGTGAGGACCACCTACCCCTGCTTGCCCCCCACAGCATCCCCCACGACTACTCCCACCTCGCCGCCTCCGCCAAGAGGATGCTGGGCTCCCCGGCCGCCCCACCGTGAGACATAGCTGTGTCCCACCCCaggctctccctgctgctggggggggggctgagtGTGGTGCTGGgacccccatcccctccccccGTGGAGCACTGGGGCCCCCATCCGTGGGCGCCCGTGGGGACGGCGGGGCGCACCTGGACACATGCaatggctgggggggggggtggggagcagcGCACCCACCCCACGgcggggccggatcctgccccaggaggagctgtgctgggagtcctggggtgggggtgaTGCCCCCCAGGGTGTTTGCGGCGGGTGCTCGCGGGCTGCCAATAAAAGTGCCTTGTTTCTACAGGCGGCTGGCGTGGCTGGGGGCCCCGCGTGGTGCCCCTGCCACTGGCCCCCTTCTCTGGGATCTTTATtttggggggactgggggggtcTCCTTGCCTACCCTCCCCAGCTCTGTGGGGCCTTTCTctggggtgtccccccccacgGGGCTGCCCGTGCCCTCGGTCTCTGCCTTCCTGGGgtttgctggggggggggggtgtctgcgGGTGTGCGCAGGCGTGCAAACCCCCGCGCTGAGGCCTCTCTTGGTGCACGCGCGTGTGCAAAGCCCCTGCATCTGTATCCTTGGTGCACGCGCGTGTGCAAAGCCCCTGCAGCCGGGCATCTTGTGCATGTCCATATGCAAAGCCGCTGCATCTGGGCATCTCGTGCACATGTGTGTGCGAGCCCCCCCCGCGCTGCCCGTTCCCTACCCCAGCCCCTCCGTGGGCAGCGGGGTACCCCttcccgacccccccccccccccccagtccccgcTACTGCCCGTAGAGATCGGCCAGGCGCCGGAACCGTGGCCCCCACTCGCTCAGGTAGTCGTAGTCCTGGTCCTCGTCCGTCAGGCTGGAGACGATGGAGCTGAGGGGGCTGGCGACGGAGCCCGAGCCCTCGTAGTCGTAGATGAGGGCCGTGTCGTAGGGGGGCACGCTGGGGTCGTTGTCCGCCGCTTCCAGCCCCTGCGGGGACAGGGGGGGGCCACCGTCAGCCCCAGCGGGGAtgtgggggagggggggaccgAGGGCAAGGGGAGCCCCGGACCCCATCCCCACCTCGTTGATGAAGTCCTCGATGTCGGAGGGGCTGTTGGGCAGCttgcggggggccgggggggtggcGGAGCTGAGCGGGGCGTCCCTGCGCACCGGCGGTTTGGCCCGCGGCGAGAAGAGCTCGGGGTGCCGGAGCTGGTTGATGTCGTAGGCGTCCTGCGGGGACGGGAAGGGGAGCGGGGGTCAGGGGTGTGGGGTTGggacagacccccccccccaccaccactggGACCCTTCCCGCCTCCTCAGATCCCGCTCACCTGGTCCTCCTCGCCCCCGCCTTGCTCGTCGTAGTTGAGGATGTTGTCCCGCATGTCGTCCCGCGAGCGCTGCAGCAGCCCCTTGCGCAGAGCCCGCCGGCGCCCGCGCGCCCGCGCCGCCCCCAGACCCGCCAGCACTGCGGGCAGAGGGCGGGTGGGCACGGGCTGGGGTACGGGGGGGCGTGGGGCACGCGGGGATGGGGTGGCTGGGCACGGTGGGACGCGGGGTGATGGGGGTGCTGGTTGGGTTGGGATGCCGTTGGTGGGGCTGGGAGAGTGGGATGGGGATGCAGGTAgggatttggggtgggggatgctgggtgggggggggggtgatgaGGGGAATTGTTGGGGGGGGTCGTGGTCGGGATCAGAAGGGGTtgctggggtggtgggggtgttGAGGGTCATGGGTAGGGACTGGATGGAGTGGCCAGGACCAGGATGGGGCAATGGGGGACGTAGGTAGGGAGAGGTTGGGGTGTCCTGGACCAGGACGGGGTGATGGGGGACATGAGTAGGGACTGGATGGGGTGGCCAGGATGgagtgatggggggggggtgggggacaaGGTGATGGAGAGTGCTGGTGGGGTTCGGGATGGGTGGCCAGGACCAGGACCGCATGGTAGAGCACGGGGCTGGGGTGCCGGGTGGGAGCAGGAcggaggggctgggaggggtgggggtgaggACGGTGGGGGGGTCTCACTCAccgaggaggaggatgctgctgccgAGGATGATCATGAGGGCCCCGAGGGTGATGCCGGCcccggcggtggcggcggccaGGACACCGTCCTCGCAGGTGCCGTCCCGGCCGCAGTGGCACACCGAGAcgttcagcagctgctgccgctcctgggggggggtccccgagTCCCGGAGCAGCAGCGGGAGCGAGTAGGGCCCCTCGGGCAGCTCCACCAGCACGGCCAGCACCGCGTGGGTCACTGCAGGAGGGCCGTGGGCAGGGGGTGAGCGGGGGGCCCCCCTATGCAgcagcccccccacctccccgcccCAGCCAGCCCTCACCATTGAAGCGGGGTGATGCTCCAGTTGCGGGTgagctgggggtgctgggggctgagCTGGAAGTGGAAGGGGGCAGCGTGGGGGGGGCCGGTCGTCATCCGTGGCCCCCAGGAGCAGGGTTCCCCCTCGGCCCGGGCGCCCGCAGACCACCCCGGCCGGCGGCTGCAGCAGGGGCGCGTGGTCGTTCACCTCCAGGATCTCAATGGAGAGGGTGCCGGTGGCGGAGAGCGGGGGCTCGGCTGGGGGTACAGAGCAGGGGGGGTCAGGAGGGGGAtggcgggagcgggggggacacacggcaggtgtgtggggggggcCGCTCACCGTCATCGCGGGCGAGGACCAGGGCGATGTAccagccaccctgcaggaaggCGGAGGGGTGCAGCAGCTCCCGCTTGGTGCGGACGGTGCCGACGTGGGGGTCCAGCTGCAGCCAGTCCGCCGGGTCATAGAGCAGTGCATAGCTGTGGGCACAGAGGGGGGGGGGTCATGccgtcaccccccccccccccccccaaaacagctgGCACAGGCTGCGAACGCGGGAACCCGAACGCAGCGGGTGCTGGGAGGGTGATGCAAGGGGACCGGGTGCCGAAACCCACAGCCTGGGCACTCACGTGAGGGTCTGGAGCTGGCGGGTGTCGGGGTCGCTGGCAGTGTACGTGGTGACgggggtgcctggggggggCCCCCTCCAGCACGCTGACCCGCCGCGGGTTCTCACGGAAGATGGGTGCCTCGTTCACATCCCGCACCCGCACCCGCACGGTGGCCAGCGcccgggggctggcgggggccgTGGGCTCCAGCGGCTGCTCATTCTGCACTGACACCGTCAGCTCGAAGCGGTCCCGCACCTCGTGGTCCAGTGGCTACCGAGAGGGGCCACGGGTCAGCCGAGACacgggacacccccccccccccccagcccctcggcTGCCCCGCGCCCACCTTGGCCACGGAGAGCACGCCATCGTTGGTGTAGGGGTCGGTGCGGATGGCGAAGGCACCCTCGGGGTCGCCCTCCAGGATGGTGAATTTGGCCAGCCAGTTGGGCGAGCCGGCCAGGTCCTTGTCGTGCACGAAGACCTTGCCCACGTCCACGCCGGCCGCCTGCTCCTCCACCTCCATGGAGAACTGGGGGAGACACCGGCGTGGGGCTGGTGTCTGCCCCcttgggatgctgctgctcccaggggGGGCCGGCTCCCACCCCCCTGACCCCTGCATGtctccccaccccatcccagccaCTACCTCCTCCTTGGTGAACTCGGGGGGGTTGTCATTGATGTCCTCCAGGTAGATGACGGCTGTGGCGGTGGTGGTGAGCCCATCCCCGGACATGTCGGCTGCCTGCACCGTCAGGTTGTACACCCCCACGGTCtgcggggaaggagggggtCCCGTGCtgagcccctccagccccccccagGAGCCCAGAGGTCCCCCAGCCGCTGGCCACCCACCCTGTCCCCACGCCTGGGTCTGCTCATGGCGTGGAGCTGTGGTTTCACCAGCTGGGGGTCTCTGGCTGCCCCCAGTCCCGGTGTCACCCCGGTGCCACCCGTGCCCCCCAGGCCCGTTACCTCGCGGTCAAGGCCGGGCCGCGCGGTGCAGATCTGGCCCGTGGTGGCGTTGATGCCGAACATGCCGCCAGCGCCCTGCTCCAGGATGGAGTACCGCAGCGCCGCGTTATCCGTATCGGGGTCGTCGGCATCAGTGGCATCCACCGTCATTACGCAGGTCCCTGCGGCCGCAGGAGCGCCCCGGTGGGTGACGGCGTGGGGGCTGGCTCgcccccaccccgctccccagccccggctccctGGCTGGACCCACCTGGTTCAGCCCCCTCCACCACGCGCCCCGTGAAGATGTCCTGCTGGAAGAGCGGCCGGTTGTCGTTCTGGTCCACCACGATGATCTCCAGGTCGGTGGGGTCCTCCAGCGTCACGCCACCCAGGTCCAGCGCGAAGGCTTTCAGCTGTGGGtgcagagcaggtgggttttggcccggctgggggggggggctgaggagGGGGCTGCGGGCGGCCAGGCAGCATCCTTACCCGGAAGCGGTCGTTCTCCTCCCGGTCCAGCATGGCGTTGAGGAAGACCTTCCCGCTGAACTTGTCGATGGAGAAGATGCCCAGGGGCTCCTCGTCCACCCCCGGCCCCTTGATGCTGTATATCACCCCCCCGGGCTGCTGCTTGTCCGACTTGATCTGCcccagggaaagcagagctggtggtcctggggctgggggggtgtcTGTCCTCCACCTGGGGTCCCCCTGTGCCCTAAGACTCCCCCAATACCATGTTCCCCTCCTGGGGTGCCCCCATGCAATCCCCCTGCCCAGGGTACCCCCTACCCCACCGCCTGGAAGAAAGGGTGGGGGACACCTTGCCTACCTGCACCAGGAGGTGGGGGATGCGCTTGTGGTTCTCTGAGACGCTGATGGGGGGGGATCACCCAGGCCCTCTTCACCCGCCGCGGACCCTCGTGCTGCCGCCAGGCctgggggctgcccggggctgcggcacccggctgggctgggctggcaccCTGTAGGAGGGACACGGTGCTGCCGGTGACCCCAAAACCTCCAGCGTGGGGTGCAATGCCGGGGCAGCGGGCACAGCGTTGAACTTGGGCTGGGTGCATGGTGCCGGGATGCGCGGTGTGGGGGTACACAGTGCCGGGATGCACGGTGCCGGGATGCACGGTGCTGGGGTGCACGGTGCTGGGGTGCACAGCACTGGCACCCCCTGatggggttgggtttgggggaaTGGAGAGGCCACCCAGCTCCCCCGGGAGCTTCGTGTCGGTGGTTCCCTGACATCCTGATGTGACGGTGACAGGCATCCCGCCGGGAAGGGGTGCCCCACGGGACCCTCGGCAGTGGGGACGAAGGGGTTACCCTGGGCTGGCAGCGCCTGGCGTGGCCCCAGCCCACGTCACTGTCACGCGTGGATGTGGCAGCGAGGGCGGAAGGGTCAGGGATCGGTTTAGGCTGCAAGGGTGGCCCGGCTGGGGtacagagctgggggggggggggatagggagctgggggggctggggggggggatgttgggGGTGGCAGATTAGGAACAGGGACTGGGCGAGCAGTAGTTATTGGGGGGGCTGCAATGGGCATCAGGGACCTGTGGGGGCTAGGATGGATATAGGGGCCACGAGAGACTGGGCTGGAGGGTCAGGGAATTGGGGGGGTGGCATGGGGGGGTCTGGAGCTGTAGGGAGCAAGTGTGGGGGCTGGGagatgggggttggggggggtaGGGAGCTGTGCATGCagcctaccccccccccccccccccccccccccccccccaagctccATGCCACATTCATCAGGGCTCACCCTTGTCCTGGGCCCTGGGGACATgtcctgtcccctccccagggacgGAGCACATCTGGGCAGCACCAGGCCTTGCACCCACATCTGCACCCACCCACATCTGCACCCATCCTGGCTGCACcgctgggtgctggggtgcccTGCATGGGCACCCTGCCCGCGGCAGGGGAGTGGGCCGGTGGGGATGGCTgtgctgggggtccctggggatggTGTGGagctgtgcagggctgggggggtctgCATGCCAGTCCTACGGGATGGGCAGGACAAGGGGCTCATTTTGAGGCTGTGAGGGGAGCTGCCCCGCGGCCTCCAGCTGTCCCTCTGTCCTCCCCAGGAGAGacaccccccccttccccaggagGCTGACGGAGCTCAGGGCGGAtggggagggtggtggggggCGATGGgggccctgctgctgggggggctgccctgcaggccctcttttcttcctctgccctgAGCACCCAGCCATGGGGTCCAGGCCAGAACCCCAACAGCCCCATGTGGCTCAGGCCTGAGACCGTGGTGAGGGGCTCTGGGGGGACATGCATGGAcaggggggtgcagggggggtcTGGGACCACAGGTGGGGTGGGAAAGGGGGGAGCAGGGTGTTTCTGAATGCCTAACCCTCCCCCAAATCCCATCTCCCGGTTCACAAACGCAGGCAGTGTGCCGGAGCCGCAGGCTCCCCCCCGCCACCACCATCTGTGGGGTGGGAAATGCCTCAAGAGGGGCACCAAGCCCCCGTCacccccgtccccatccccgctGCCCCCCAGGACGTGCCTCTGTGGGGTCTGGGGTCCGGccatccccccccgcccccggcaccGCATCCGGGCTCCCCATCCCGGCCGGCCCTCCCAGGGCatggagcggggcgggggggtccccatccccaccccatccccatctccccGGTACCCCTTACCCGAGCGCAGAGGGGGGCGAGCAGGCAGGCGAGGAGAAGCGGGGGGCCCATGGCGAAGCGGGGCGCAATCCGGCCGCCAGCCCCGAGCCTTTCACCGGCCCCGAGCTAAAATAACCGCGGGGCTGGCTGAGTGACAGCACATGTGCTACCGAGcgggccgggccccccccccgggccgggcagctgtcccctccgcccccccccctcccctctccccggGCCGGGAGTCTGCACCCCCTgcccggcgggggcggcggggagaggggggggggaccgggCACCGGGGGGCTCGGAGGGGGATGCggaggggtgagggggggggtgtccccgctGCCCGGGTCGGgggggtgcccggggggggTGCGCGGcccccggggcagggcgggcgggAAGGCGGCAGCTGTCGCCGGGCGCGCCGCGGGGATGCCGCGACGGGGCGGGCGGGAAGGAGAGACCCGGCCCCCGCTACCCCCGACACGGCTGGtccggcaccggcaccggcaccggcaccgggacAGGGAATGGAACGGAACCGGTTCTGCCCACCCCGCTCCGCCGCGCCCCCCCGTCGAGGCGAGCCCACCCcggccccactccccccccccgccggccgaGCCCGGGACCGGGGCCGCCTGCGCCTGCGACGGGGCCGGTGCGGGCTCGGGAGAGGAGCGGCAGCGTCCCGCGGTGTCCCGGTCCCGGTGGGTTTCCACGGGGCGGAGTAGCCCCGGGCTGCTCCCGGAGCCCCGGCAaggcccccggccccgctgccccctGACACCCCGGTGCCTCTCCCGGCCCCTGGTGCCGGCTCCGGCGCTGCCCCCGATCCCCGCTGCAGGTCCCGGTGCTGCTCCTGACCCCCGGTGCCGGTCCTGGTGCTGCCCTCGACCTCCGGTGCCCCCCCGCCGACCCCCGGAGCCGGTCCCGGTGCTGACCCTGACCCCCGGTGCCGGTCCCGGTGCTGCCCCCGACCCCCGGTGCCGGTCCCGGTGCTGCCCCCGACCCCCGGAGCCGGTCCCGGTGCTGCCCCTCGACCCCCGGAGCCGGTCCCGGTGCTGCCCCCCGACCCCCGGTGCCGGTACCGGTGCTGGTCCCGACCCCCggtgcgccccccccccctccgacCCCCCGGTGCCGGTCCCGGCGGCGCCGCGAGGCCGCGGCACCAGGTGGCAGCATCGTCCCGGCCACCGGCCCCGACACCGgcggttccccccccccccccccccgcccgggggTACCGCAGCGGGGAGCGCCCTCCGGCGCGGGGTCCCGGGGGCCCCGGCTGCGGTAGGGCTGGCCCAGCCGccataccccccccccctcccgcctccccgGGCAGGGCGGAGGGGGGGCCGGGGATCTTCCTCATCCTCCCGGGGAAGCGAGCCCTGGGCCTGGCAAGGGAACGTGCGGCGTTTC
Coding sequences within:
- the CDH15 gene encoding LOW QUALITY PROTEIN: cadherin-15 (The sequence of the model RefSeq protein was modified relative to this genomic sequence to represent the inferred CDS: deleted 4 bases in 4 codons), whose product is MGPPLLLACLLAPLCARGASPAQPGAAAPGSPQAWRQHEGPRRVKRAWVIPPISVSENHKRIPHLLVQIKSDKQQPGGVIYSIKGPGVDEEPLGIFSIDKFSGKVFLNAMLDREENDRFRLKAFALDLGGVTLEDPTDLEIIVVDQNDNRPLFQQDIFTGRVVEGAEPGTCVMTVDATDADDPDTDNAALRYSILEQGAGGMFGINATTGQICTARPGLDRETVGVYNLTVQAADMSGDGLTTTATAVIYLEDINDNPPEFTKEEFSMEVEEQAAGVDVGKVFVHDKDLAGSPNWLAKFTILEGDPEGAFAIRTDPYTNDGVLSVAKPLDHEVRDRFELTVSVQNEQPLEPTAPASPRALATVRVRVRDVNEAPIFRENPRRVSVLEGAPPGTPVTTYTASDPDTRQLQTLTYALLYDPADWLQLDPHVGTVRTKRELLHPSAFLQGGWYIALVLARDDAEPPLSATGTLSIEILEVNDHAPLLQPPAGVVCGRPGRGGTLLLGATDDDRPPHAAPFHFQLSPQHPQLTRNWSITRFNVTHAVLAVLVELPEGPYSLPLLLRDSGTPPQERQQLLNVSVCHCGRDGTCEDGVLAAATAGAGITLGALMIILGSSILLLVLAGLGAARARGRRRALRKGLLQRSRDDMRDNILNYDEQGGGEEDQDAYDINQLRHPELFSPRAKPPVRRDAPLSSATPPAPRKLPNSPSDIEDFINEGLEAADNDPSVPPYDTALIYDYEGSGSVASPLSSIVSSLTDEDQDYDYLSEWGPRFRRLADLYGQ